In the genome of uncultured Pseudomonas sp., the window CCCTCGGCGAGGGTCTTGCCTTCTTCGCGGGCCAGTTGCTCGCCCAGTTCAGCTTTACGGGCGATCAGTTCATCACCGATGGCCATCAGCACCTGGTAGCGCTGCTCAAGGCCGCTCTCTTGCCACAGCGCCTGACCGGCGTGGGCAGCGGCCAGGGCCTGCTCGACCTGCTCGGCATCGGCCTGGGCATATTCGCCCAGTATGTCTGCGGTGTTTGCCGGGCTGATATTAGTCAGGCTGCGGGTAGCGGTGACCCATTCACCGTTGATGTAGTTGCGGAACGTATCAGTGGACATATGCGCCTCCTCTCAAGCTGTAGCTGAATGGTAGGCGCGCTCCGTAATAAACTAAAATTAGTAGTAAATATTGTTTGATAAGGAAAACTTACCATGCTGCCTGAGCTGAAAATCGCCCAACTGCGGCATTTCGTCTGGGTCGCCGAGTTGCAGGGTTTCCACGCAGCGGCGGAAAAGGCGCACCGCACTCAGCCGGCGATTTCCCTGTCGATCCGCGACCTGGAGGGCAAACTCGGCCAGGGTTTATTCGAGAAGCGCAATGCGCGGGCGGCGCGCCCGGAGCTGACGCCTTTCGGCGCGCAGTTCATGGTCTACGCCAAGGAACTGATCGCCCACCACGACCGCGTGGTCAATGACATGAACCTGATCGCCCAGCACAAGTCCGGGCATCTGCGCATCGCCTCGGTGCCGTCGATTGCCAGCCGCCTGCTGCCGGATATCCTCGCGCGCTTTATTGGTGATGCCACCGACCTGCACGTCAGCCTGTTTGATGACAGCTCCGAAGCGGTGCTGGCGATGGTCGAAAACCAGCAGGTGGACTTTGGCATCGCCAGTTTGTGGGAAGCCGACAGCGACATGCGCTTCACCCCCATTTGGGCCGACAGCATCGGCGTGGTTTGCCGCAAGGATCACCGCCTGGCCGGGGAAGTTGAGCTCAGCTGGCAGCAACTGCGTGGCGAGCGCCTGATCGCCAACGGCACCTCGCGCTTGCTGGCCGGCACGGCGGCGCAGGAGTTGGTGGCCGACTCACAGTTTTATATGTCCAACATGATCTCCCTGCTGGCCATGCTGGAGGCCGGCATGGGCATTACCACGCTGCCGCGTTTCGCCTTTCCTGTCGGGCATGAACAGCTGAGCTTTATTCCCCTGAGTGATCCGCTGATCAGCCGTGATATCGGTATCGTCTGCGCCGCCAACCGCTCACTGCCGGTCGCCGCCAAGGCGCTGTTTGAGTTCATTTTGCGTGATGCCGAACTCAATCCGGCGCGGGCTGATAACGATTCTGTTTGATTAAATAGGCGATCTAAATAAGTTTCACTTATCGGCTGATAGGTCGATCTGAATTGCTGTGAGGCGGGGCTTGCACCACCATCGGCGCTAGATAAAAACAATCCGCCGTACCCTGTCGAGGCCACGCCTATGAGCACTTCTTCCAGCACCGATACCAGCATCAGCGCGGGGCAGACCCTGCGGATGCGACCGCCCCACGTGGTCATGGACCTGGAACGTCTCGGCAGCCTGCACCAGAGCCGGCTGAGCTTTATGCGCAGCCTGGTGCGCAAGATCATGCGTGAGGGCTGGCAGATCGAGCCTACGCGCTTTGATCTGGACTCCGACGGCTATGGCACGGTGATCTATCGCATTCAGACCAACGCAGACCTGTTCAGCTTCGTGCTGTTCTCGCAATACCTCGATCCGGAAAAGCGCAATGACCGGGTGATCGCCAGCGAGTGGGACCTGACCATGGCGCTGTGCGAGGGCGAGGTGGACGATGACTACGTCGAGTACCTGCGCCGTAACGTGCCGCTGCAGGAAGCCGGTCGCCTGGACGCCAAGGTCATGGTGCTGTCGCGGGCCAACCGCAGCGTGCGCAACTTTGACAGCGTGGTCGCGGCTCTAAGTGCCGGCCAGCAGCCCAAGGTCGAGCAAATCGCCCAGGTTGGCTACCTCTATCGCACCACCGCGGTGTATGGCAGCGGCAAGTTGGGCATGGCCGACTGGGAGAAGGTCAGCAGCAAGCACCCGGACTTCGCCCGGCCCTTCGCCGCAGAAATGTTTAACTGCTTTATGTTGCGCAACTTCAGCCTGCAGCAGGTCGAGCACATCGCCCGCCAGCGTGCGCCGCAGACCGCTGTTGCACTGCAGCCCCAGCTCAAGCGCTACTTTGGCATCGGCAACTCCACCGGCCTGGGCATGGCTCCGTACCTGATCAACCATCCACAGCTGATCAGCCGCTGGGTCGAGATGCGTGAGCTGGCGCTGGCGCGCGTGCGTGGCCTCGGTCAGGTCACCGTTGAGCGCCTGGCCCGTCTGCACAGCCTGATTGAGCGCGGCATCCTGCATATCGAGCAAACCGTCACCGAAGACGCCTGGCAAACCGGCAATAATCGCCAGGTGCTGGAGGACTTCGCGGCCCTGCAGGACTGGCTTGCGACCGAGCCGCTGCAAAGCTGGGCAGCGTTGCTCGGCTGGGCCGAACACACGCTGAGCCTGCAGGCTCAGGAATTGCTCAATTGCATTCTGTTGGAGCTCTATCCCGAGCTGGTGGACAACCTCGAGGATCGCTTCGCTCTGACCGAGTCCCTTGAACTGCAACCGCAGATGCTTGCCAGCGAGCTGCTGAGCCTGATCGAGCAGCGCTACGCCTGGGCCTTGGCCATCGACTTCGAGGCCGAGGGTGCCGCAGAGACGTTCTGGTACCGCTCCGAAGAAAAGCAGGAGCCGCGCCTGGGCAATTGCAACCTGGAAAACGGCCGCGACAAGCAGATGCCCCTGGGCATCGGCTACCTGGCGCAGCAGTGCCATCGCCAACTGGCGGCCTACCTGACCGAGCATCCGCAGCAGTGCACGGCCAGCTTCCTCCTGCGTCATCCCGAGCAGCGCGGCATCGTGCGGCGCATGCAAAGCATGGCCAAGACCCACTATGGCGAAATTCAGGCTAACTTGCTCGATCGCGAGGTGCTGCCGATGCACCTGCTGCGCTGCAAACTGGCTTTCTTCGGGGTGAGCAAGTTCGACCCGCGCTCGCGCCTGTGGGTGCGCAACACCATGTTCCAGGGCGCACCGCTGCTGGAGGACATCGGCCAGCCGTTCGAGGACGACTGGTTTCTGCCCCTGGCGCCGACTTTGGAGGCACGCTGATGCTGATTTCGTCTAACGAACTGACCTCTCTGCTCAAGCGGGTTTTCGAAGGCATGGGCTACCCGGTCGGCTATTACGAAGATGCCGCCGGCCTGGTGAAGTGGCTGCAGGTGCATGGCGAGCAGGGCTTTGGCGAGCTGCAACGCGCCTTGCCCTTTGTCGCCGACAGCCAGCGTCCAGCCCCGCAGCTGCTTGCCGAAGAAAGCCAGGCGCTGCTGTTTGACTGCCATGGCCGCAGTGCCCTGAACTGCCTGCCGAGCATTGTTGAACTGGCCGAGACCAAGGCCCTGGAGCAGGGCTGCGTCAACGTTAAGGTGCGTAACTGCCATAACCGCAAGTTTGTCCTCAAACTGCTGGTTGACTGCGCACGCCAGGGCATTAGTGGCCTGGCCTACTGGCAGAACGGCAAGCAGCCGATCAGCGAGCATGTCGCTAGCATCGCCGCCGGTGCGACCCATCCGAGCTACAGCGAGGCCCTGCTCGGCGCTGGCAGCGTGCCCGATACCCAGACCCTGACTCTGCTGCTGAGCACGCGCATCGACTTGCTCGGCCAGTTGCATGGCAACGCTAGCCAGCGCACTGGTTACCGCCAGGTTAGCCCGGAGCAGTTTGCGCGTGCCGGTCAGGGCACTCTGGAAGGCGGCATGGATATCTCCATCGAACTCTGGCAACAGCTCAACCAGCTGGCCGAGGCGGTGCTGGTGGAAAGCTCCGAGCAATCGCGCAGCG includes:
- a CDS encoding LysR family transcriptional regulator, which codes for MLPELKIAQLRHFVWVAELQGFHAAAEKAHRTQPAISLSIRDLEGKLGQGLFEKRNARAARPELTPFGAQFMVYAKELIAHHDRVVNDMNLIAQHKSGHLRIASVPSIASRLLPDILARFIGDATDLHVSLFDDSSEAVLAMVENQQVDFGIASLWEADSDMRFTPIWADSIGVVCRKDHRLAGEVELSWQQLRGERLIANGTSRLLAGTAAQELVADSQFYMSNMISLLAMLEAGMGITTLPRFAFPVGHEQLSFIPLSDPLISRDIGIVCAANRSLPVAAKALFEFILRDAELNPARADNDSV
- a CDS encoding DUF3726 domain-containing protein; its protein translation is MLISSNELTSLLKRVFEGMGYPVGYYEDAAGLVKWLQVHGEQGFGELQRALPFVADSQRPAPQLLAEESQALLFDCHGRSALNCLPSIVELAETKALEQGCVNVKVRNCHNRKFVLKLLVDCARQGISGLAYWQNGKQPISEHVASIAAGATHPSYSEALLGAGSVPDTQTLTLLLSTRIDLLGQLHGNASQRTGYRQVSPEQFARAGQGTLEGGMDISIELWQQLNQLAEAVLVESSEQSRSGAGGR